From Triticum urartu cultivar G1812 chromosome 2, Tu2.1, whole genome shotgun sequence, a single genomic window includes:
- the LOC125539664 gene encoding ribosome biogenesis protein BRX1 homolog 2-like: MAKKRKRSSDAPASAAVEKPDDSAPERPERTLFGFKDSAAKPAPKDAGPLFRNKEKVLITCSRRIIYRYRHLMQNVVSLLPHAKKDSKVESKQSKGSALNELVELRSCSSCLFFECRKQKDLYLWMVKSPAGPSVKFLVNAVHTMEELKLTGNHLKGSRPLLTFSSNFDQQPHWKLLKEMITQVFATPKDHRKAKPFHDHVFVFSIVDDHIWFRNYQISVPHNEIDKVDKGGLDKMTLVEVGPRFCLNPIKIFGGSFGGPTLFENPFYVSPNQIRALEKRKKAGKYAKKVKAKVRRKMHEMENTLEPDEFADLWKGED; the protein is encoded by the exons ATGGCGAAGAAGAGGAAGCGCAGCTCCGATGCTCCCGCCTCTGCTGCCGTAGAGAAGCCTGATGACTCTGCCCCTGAGCGGCCGGAACGCACCCTCTTTGGGTTCAAGGACTCGGCCGCCAAGCCTGCTCCTAAGGACGCTGGGCCGCTCTTCCGGAACAAGGAGAAGGTGCTCATTACGTGCTCCCGCCGCATCATTTACAG GTACCGGCATCTGATGCAGAACGTGGTGTCGCTGCTGCCGCACGCCAAGAAGGACAGCAAGGTTGAGTCCAAGCAGAGCAAGGGCAGCGCGCTCAACGAGCTGGTCGAGCTCAGGAGCTGCTCCAGCTGCCTCTTTTTCGAG TGCAGAAAACAGAAAGATCTTTACCTTTGGATGGTCAAGTCCCCTGCAGGGCCATCAGTGAAATTTCTAGTCAATGCTG TTCACACCATGGAGGAACTGAAGCTCACCGGCAACCATCTGAAAGGGTCACGTCCTCTGCTAACATTTTCTTCAAATTTTGACCAGCAACCTCATTGGAAGCTCTTGAAGGAAATGATAACACAA GTTTTTGCTACTCCAAAAGATCATAGGAAGGCAAAACCTTTTCATGATCATGTTTTTGTGTTCTCCATTGTGGATGACCACATTTGGTTCAGAAATTACCAG ATATCTGTACCCCACAATGAGATTGACAAAGTTGATAAAGGAGGCCTAGATAAAATGACACTTGTTGAG GTTGGCCCCAGGTTCTGTTTGAATCCAATAAAAATATTTGGTGGTAGTTTTGGTGGCCCCACATTGTTCGAGAACCCATTCTATGTGTCTCCCAATCAG ATCCGCGCACTGGAGAAACGGAAGAAGGCAGGCAAGTACGCCAAGAAGGTGAAGGCCAAGGTGAGGAGGAAGATGCACGAGATGGAGAACACCCTCGAGCCCGACGAGTTTGCTGATCTTTGGAAAGGGGAAGACTAG
- the LOC125537825 gene encoding probable purine permease 11 — SAGDAGTGGVADNGTSPATAALPTMSERVRWWAVVLVNIVFLLGGQSVASFLGRIYYDQGGGSLWMATVVQSCGTPLAIPLLLYFRRRPRSTAVTRLPLIKISAIYAGLGVLLAADNLMYSYALLYLPLSTYSLICATQLSFNAVFSYFLNKEKFTALILNSVVLLTFSAALVGVSHGSDGTNSSVPEGKFPLGFALTLSASALFSLILSLMQLTFDKVLKSDTLYDVMEMQFWSNTAAAVVSVAGLFISGEWSTLDGEMDGYKKGKVAYGMTLAWTAISWQLATVGMMGLVAAVSSLFTNVISTVGLPLSPIVAVIFFGDRMDGVKVLAMLIGVWGFLSYIYQHYLDDAKVKKILAERLADDDEHHTVKFNTE; from the coding sequence TCGGCCGGCGATGCAGGTACAGGAGGCGTAGCTGACAATGGCACGTCTCCAGCAACCGCCGCGCTGCCGACGATGTCGGAACGCGTACGATGGTGGGCGGTGGTGCTCGTCAACATCGTGTTCCTCCTCGGCGGGCAGAGCGTCGCGAGCTTCCTCGGCAGGATCTACTACGACCAGGGTGGCGGCAGCTTGTGGATGGCCACGGTGGTTCAGTCCTGCGGCACGCCGCTCGCCATCCCACTGCTCCTCTACTTCCGGCGCCGCCCTAGGTCCACTGCGGTGACGCGGCTGCCTCTCATCAAGATCTCGGCCATCTACGCCGGCCTGGGggtcctcctcgccgccgacaACCTGATGTACTCGTACGCGCTCCTCTACCTGCCGCTGTCGACCTACTCCCTCATCTGCGCGACGCAGCTCTCCTTCAACGCCGTCTTCTCCTACTTCCTCAACAAGGAGAAGTTCACGGCGCTCATCCTCAACTCCGTCGTGCTGCTCACCTTCTCCGCGGCGCTCGTCGGCGTGAGCCACGGCTCGGATGGGACCAACAGCAGCGTCCCGGAGGGGAAGTTCCCGCTGGGGTTCGCGCTGACGCTGTCGGCGTCGGCGCTCTTCTCCCTGATACTGTCCCTGATGCAGCTGACCTTCGACAAGGTGCTCAAGAGCGACACCTTATACGACGTGATGGAGATGCAGTTCTGGAGCAACACCGCCGCGGCCGTCGTGTCGGTGGCCGGGCTGTTCATCTCCGGCGAGTGGAGCACCctggacggcgagatggacgggTACAAGAAGGGCAAGGTGGCCTACGGGATGACGCTGGCGTGGACGGCCATATCGTGGCAGCTGGCCACCGTGGGCATGATGGGGCTCGTCGCGGCGGTCTCGTCGCTCTTCACCAACGTGATCAGCACCGTGGGGTTGCCGCTGTCGCCCATCGTCGCGGTGATCTTCTTCGGCGACCGGATGGACGGGGTGAAGGTGCTGGCGATGCTCATAGGGGTATGGGGGTTCTTGTCCTACATCTACCAGCACTACCTTGATGATGCCAAGGTTAAGAAGATACTAGCTGAGCGATTAGCCGACGACGACGAACACCACACTGTAAAATTCAATACGGAGTGA
- the LOC125539663 gene encoding factor of DNA methylation 1-like isoform X2, which translates to MAEGMAMARAGSLVSKLESKICYHRDAALEYMEIKAVVGEVMEEKEMLQQDYRALKDELEEAKKTIVEVNKELAAGSAETSLSKKELELVKKKLQDWEAKQNLPELLNCSASEHVQPSNSKGQKRSMRHQEVPSQGPLGIDAHKSDLAEERPGSMLVNNPIVGQTSVVPPNTDDDVVALREHLIKQFLEIDKYGGRIIGIKEMGKLNVKAFEIACAEKFRTTKAADASSKLYSLWQQRITDVSWNPFNMVTVEGNHQEVLNVNDDKLQELKKEWGEGPYKAVINALMEMKEYNCLGDRSTVYELWNYRADRKATLTECTEYMADRVQELTVVKRRKTRRN; encoded by the exons ATGGCTGAGGGCATGGCAATGGCCCGCGCTGGATCATTGGTTTCAAAGCTTGAGTCCAAGATATGCTATCATAGGGATGCTGCCCTCGAGTACATGGAAATCAAGGCTGTTGTTGGTGAAGTCATGGAAGAAAAGGAGATGCTCCAGCAGGATTATCGTG CACTGAAAGATGAACTTGAGGAGGCAAAGAAAACGATTGTGGAAGTAAACAAGGAGCTTGCAGCAGGAAGCGCGGAGACCTCTCTCAGTAAAAAGGAGCTGGAGCTTGTAAAGAAGAAGCTTCAAGACTGGGAAGCTAAGCAAAATCTACCTGAGCTACTGAATTGCTCTGCTTCTGAGCATGTCCAGCCTAGTAATAGTAAG GGGCAGAAAAGATCAATGAGGCACCAGGAAGTGCCTTCTCAAGGTCCTCTGGGAATTGATGCTCACAAGTCTGACCTGGCAGAAGAGCGTCCTGGGAGCATGCTGGTAAACAACCCCATTGTTGGCCAAACCTCAGTTGTTCCACCAAACACAGATGATGACGTGGTGGCCCTGCGTGAACATCTGATCAAG CAATTCCTTGAAATCGATAAATACGGCGGGCGGATCATCGGGATAAAGGAAATGGGCAAACTGAATGTGAAGGCGTTCGAGATTGCTTGCGCTGAGAAGTTCCGTACAACAAAAGCCGCTGATGCGTCTAGTAAGCTGTACTCACTGTGGCAGCAGCGGATCACTGACGTAAGCTGGAATCCCTTCAACATGGTCACGGTCGAGGGCAATCATCAG GAGGTTCTGAATGTCAATGATGATAAGCTGCAAGAACTGAAGAAGGAATGGGGAGAAGGCCCCTACAAAGCTGTCATCAATGCGCTGATGGAGATGAAAGAGTACAACTGCCTAGGCGACAGGAGCACCGTCTATGAGCTATGGAACTACAGGGCGGACCGGAAAGCCACCCTAACGGAGTGTACTGAGTACATGGCCGATCGTGTGCAAGAACTCACAGTGGTCAAGCGCAGGAAGACTCGCAG GAATTAG
- the LOC125539662 gene encoding probable purine permease 11 isoform X1, with protein MSSPQEIQLQVRGSVPEQEESGHGENGAGPKAAERRRPGTRGVRWWLMVLLDMLVVLCGQTVATLLGRYYYNSGGNSKWMATLTQSGGSPLLAILLLLTPRDPVGEPRPAAAKMVPIYLGLGTLIGFDNLMYSYALQYLPVSTFALVAATQLAFNSVTSRLINAQRFTALIANSVVVLTFSAALLGVGSSSDGTSAADLPRGKYTLGFILTLSASAVFALILSLFEVTFEKAVRGRTLRWVLRVQMCTNFVAATVAVCGLLASGEWRTIPGEMAAFEDGRARYVATLVGTAVSWQAMSVATLRLITRVSSLFANVTGTVSLPLVPVFAVVLFGDRMTGIKAVAMLMAVWGFLSYVYQHYLDGRRAAAMGGQGGAAECCVCKARAGGEAALPA; from the exons ATGTCGAGTCCTCAGGAAATCCAGCTCCAGGTCAGAG GTAGTGTCCCGGAGCAAGAAGAATCGGGCCATGGCGAGAACGGCGCGGGGCCGAAGGCCGCCGAGCGACGACGGCCGGGGACACGCGGCGTCAGGTGGTGGCTGATGGTGCTGCTGGACATGCTCGTGGTGCTCTGCGGGCAGACCGTGGCCACCCTGCTGGGCCGTTACTACTACAACTCCGGCGGCAACAGCAAGTGGATGGCCACGCTCACGCAGTCCGGCGGCTCGCCCCTGCTcgccatcctcctcctcctcacgcCGCGCGACCCCGTCGGCGAGCCCCGGCCGGCGGCGGCCAAGATGGTGCCCATCTACCTCGGGCTGGGCACCCTCATCGGCTTCGACAACCTCATGTACTCGTACGCGCTGCAGTACCTGCCGGTGTCCACCTTCGCGCTGGTGGCCGCCACGCAGCTGGCCTTCAACTCCGTCACCTCCCGCCTCATCAACGCGCAGCGCTTCACGGCGCTCATCGCCAACTCCGTGGTGGTGCTCACCTTCTCGGCCGCGCTGCTCGGCGTCGGCTCCTCCTCCGACGGCACCTCCGCCGCCGACCTGCCGCGCGGCAAGTACACGCTGGGCTTCATCCTGACGCTGTCTGCCTCCGCCGTGTTCGCGCTCATCCTGTCCCTCTTCGAGGTCACCTTCGAGAAGGCGGTCCGGGGGAGGACGCTCCGGTGGGTGCTGCGGGTGCAGATGTGCACCAACTTCGTGGCGGCGACGGTGGCGGTGTGCGGGCTGCTGGCGTCGGGGGAGTGGCGGACGATCCCGGGGGAGATGGCGGCGTTCGAGGACGGGAGGGCGAGGTACGTGGCAACGCTGGTGGGGACGGCCGTGTCGTGGCAGGCCATGTCGGTGGCGACGCTGCGGCTGATCACGAGGGTGTCGTCGCTGTTCGCCAACGTGACGGGCACCGTGTCGTTGCCGCTGGTGCCGGTGTTCGCCGTGGTGCTGTTCGGGGACCGGATGACGGGGATCAAGGCCGTCGCCATGCTCATGGCCGTCTGGGGGTTCCTCTCCTACGTCTACCAGCACTACCTCGACGGCCGGCGCGCCGCGGCCATGGGGGGTCAAGGTGGAGCGGCAGAGTGCTGCGTCTGCAAGGCGCGCGCGGGCGGCGAGGCCGCTTTGCCCGCCTGA
- the LOC125539663 gene encoding protein INVOLVED IN DE NOVO 2-like isoform X1 encodes MAEGMAMARAGSLVSKLESKICYHRDAALEYMEIKAVVGEVMEEKEMLQQDYRALKDELEEAKKTIVEVNKELAAGSAETSLSKKELELVKKKLQDWEAKQNLPELLNCSASEHVQPSNSKQGQKRSMRHQEVPSQGPLGIDAHKSDLAEERPGSMLVNNPIVGQTSVVPPNTDDDVVALREHLIKQFLEIDKYGGRIIGIKEMGKLNVKAFEIACAEKFRTTKAADASSKLYSLWQQRITDVSWNPFNMVTVEGNHQEVLNVNDDKLQELKKEWGEGPYKAVINALMEMKEYNCLGDRSTVYELWNYRADRKATLTECTEYMADRVQELTVVKRRKTRRN; translated from the exons ATGGCTGAGGGCATGGCAATGGCCCGCGCTGGATCATTGGTTTCAAAGCTTGAGTCCAAGATATGCTATCATAGGGATGCTGCCCTCGAGTACATGGAAATCAAGGCTGTTGTTGGTGAAGTCATGGAAGAAAAGGAGATGCTCCAGCAGGATTATCGTG CACTGAAAGATGAACTTGAGGAGGCAAAGAAAACGATTGTGGAAGTAAACAAGGAGCTTGCAGCAGGAAGCGCGGAGACCTCTCTCAGTAAAAAGGAGCTGGAGCTTGTAAAGAAGAAGCTTCAAGACTGGGAAGCTAAGCAAAATCTACCTGAGCTACTGAATTGCTCTGCTTCTGAGCATGTCCAGCCTAGTAATAGTAAG CAGGGGCAGAAAAGATCAATGAGGCACCAGGAAGTGCCTTCTCAAGGTCCTCTGGGAATTGATGCTCACAAGTCTGACCTGGCAGAAGAGCGTCCTGGGAGCATGCTGGTAAACAACCCCATTGTTGGCCAAACCTCAGTTGTTCCACCAAACACAGATGATGACGTGGTGGCCCTGCGTGAACATCTGATCAAG CAATTCCTTGAAATCGATAAATACGGCGGGCGGATCATCGGGATAAAGGAAATGGGCAAACTGAATGTGAAGGCGTTCGAGATTGCTTGCGCTGAGAAGTTCCGTACAACAAAAGCCGCTGATGCGTCTAGTAAGCTGTACTCACTGTGGCAGCAGCGGATCACTGACGTAAGCTGGAATCCCTTCAACATGGTCACGGTCGAGGGCAATCATCAG GAGGTTCTGAATGTCAATGATGATAAGCTGCAAGAACTGAAGAAGGAATGGGGAGAAGGCCCCTACAAAGCTGTCATCAATGCGCTGATGGAGATGAAAGAGTACAACTGCCTAGGCGACAGGAGCACCGTCTATGAGCTATGGAACTACAGGGCGGACCGGAAAGCCACCCTAACGGAGTGTACTGAGTACATGGCCGATCGTGTGCAAGAACTCACAGTGGTCAAGCGCAGGAAGACTCGCAG GAATTAG
- the LOC125539662 gene encoding probable purine permease 11 isoform X2, producing MVLLDMLVVLCGQTVATLLGRYYYNSGGNSKWMATLTQSGGSPLLAILLLLTPRDPVGEPRPAAAKMVPIYLGLGTLIGFDNLMYSYALQYLPVSTFALVAATQLAFNSVTSRLINAQRFTALIANSVVVLTFSAALLGVGSSSDGTSAADLPRGKYTLGFILTLSASAVFALILSLFEVTFEKAVRGRTLRWVLRVQMCTNFVAATVAVCGLLASGEWRTIPGEMAAFEDGRARYVATLVGTAVSWQAMSVATLRLITRVSSLFANVTGTVSLPLVPVFAVVLFGDRMTGIKAVAMLMAVWGFLSYVYQHYLDGRRAAAMGGQGGAAECCVCKARAGGEAALPA from the coding sequence ATGGTGCTGCTGGACATGCTCGTGGTGCTCTGCGGGCAGACCGTGGCCACCCTGCTGGGCCGTTACTACTACAACTCCGGCGGCAACAGCAAGTGGATGGCCACGCTCACGCAGTCCGGCGGCTCGCCCCTGCTcgccatcctcctcctcctcacgcCGCGCGACCCCGTCGGCGAGCCCCGGCCGGCGGCGGCCAAGATGGTGCCCATCTACCTCGGGCTGGGCACCCTCATCGGCTTCGACAACCTCATGTACTCGTACGCGCTGCAGTACCTGCCGGTGTCCACCTTCGCGCTGGTGGCCGCCACGCAGCTGGCCTTCAACTCCGTCACCTCCCGCCTCATCAACGCGCAGCGCTTCACGGCGCTCATCGCCAACTCCGTGGTGGTGCTCACCTTCTCGGCCGCGCTGCTCGGCGTCGGCTCCTCCTCCGACGGCACCTCCGCCGCCGACCTGCCGCGCGGCAAGTACACGCTGGGCTTCATCCTGACGCTGTCTGCCTCCGCCGTGTTCGCGCTCATCCTGTCCCTCTTCGAGGTCACCTTCGAGAAGGCGGTCCGGGGGAGGACGCTCCGGTGGGTGCTGCGGGTGCAGATGTGCACCAACTTCGTGGCGGCGACGGTGGCGGTGTGCGGGCTGCTGGCGTCGGGGGAGTGGCGGACGATCCCGGGGGAGATGGCGGCGTTCGAGGACGGGAGGGCGAGGTACGTGGCAACGCTGGTGGGGACGGCCGTGTCGTGGCAGGCCATGTCGGTGGCGACGCTGCGGCTGATCACGAGGGTGTCGTCGCTGTTCGCCAACGTGACGGGCACCGTGTCGTTGCCGCTGGTGCCGGTGTTCGCCGTGGTGCTGTTCGGGGACCGGATGACGGGGATCAAGGCCGTCGCCATGCTCATGGCCGTCTGGGGGTTCCTCTCCTACGTCTACCAGCACTACCTCGACGGCCGGCGCGCCGCGGCCATGGGGGGTCAAGGTGGAGCGGCAGAGTGCTGCGTCTGCAAGGCGCGCGCGGGCGGCGAGGCCGCTTTGCCCGCCTGA